A section of the Pochonia chlamydosporia 170 chromosome 2, whole genome shotgun sequence genome encodes:
- a CDS encoding aminotransferase class-V domain-containing protein, whose protein sequence is MSSLASCALRSASRKAAVASPLRTLPRAALAVSRTNRTARRGYVTESKQDQARVETAIKLDKKDFADIPPPPMGAPADARVSPMAEVLKQAAVMEEGQRPIYLDMQSTTPVDPRVLDAMIPYYVGVYGNPHSRTHAYGWESEKAVEEAREHIASLIGADPKEIIFTSGATESNNMSIKGVARFFGRSGKKNHIITTQTEHKCVLDSCRHLQDEGFEVTYLPVQNNGLVNMEDLAAAIKPETALVSIMAVNNEIGVIQPIEEIGKLCRSKKVFFHTDAAQAVGKIPLDVNAMNIDLMSISSHKIYGPKGIGACYVRRRPRVRLDPIITGGGQERGLRSGTLAPPLVVGFGEACRIAKEEMEYDSKRIKTLSDRLLSGLLSLEHTQQNGDENAFYPGCVNVSFAYVEGESLLMALKDIALSSGSACTSASLEPSYVLRALGNSDESAHSSIRFGIGRFTTEAEIDYVLKAVQERVNFLRELSPLWELVQEGIDLNTIQWSQH, encoded by the exons ATGTCCAGTTTAGCATCATGCGCACTGCGGTCGGCGAGCCGCAAGGCTGCCGTCGCCTCTCCTCTACGAACCTTGCCTCGAGCTGCTTTGGCGGTATCAAGAACCAACAGAACGGCGAGGCGAGGATATGTGACCGAGTCCAAGCAGGATCAGGCCCGCGTGGAAACCGCCATCAAACTGGATAAGAAGGACTTCGCGGATATCCCTCCTCCGCCCATGGGCGCGCCAGCAGATGCCAGAGTCAGCCCCATGGCTG AAGTTCTCAAGCAAGCTGCTGTCATGGAAGAAGGGCAGCGACCTATTTATCTCGACATGCAATCGACCACGCCAGTTGACCCTCGCGTTCTCGATGCCATGATCCCTTATTACGTCGGCGTCTACGGAAACCCTCATTCTCGGACACATGCGTACGGCTGGGAGAGTGAAAaggctgtcgaggaggcTCGCGAGCATATTGCCTCACTGATTGGTGCTGATCCAAAGGAAATTATCTTTACCTCAGGCGCCACTGAAAGTAACAACATGAGCATCAAGGGCGTTGCCAGATTCTTCGGTCGCTCTGGCAAGAAGAACCACATTATCACAACACAAACCGAACACAAATGTGTGCTCGACAGTTGCCGACACTTGCAGGATGAGGGTTTCGAAGTTACATATCTGCCTGTCCAGAATAACGGATTGGTCAATATGGAGGACCTCGCGGCCGCCATCAAGCCTGAAACTGCCCTGGTCAGTATCATGGCTGTCAACAATGAGATTGGTGTTATCCAGCCCATCGAGGAGATTGGCAAGCTTTGCCGTTCAAAGAAGGTCTTTTTCCACACCGACGCCGCCCAGGCTGTGGGCAAGATTCCCCTGGACGTCAATGCCATGAACATTGATCTCATGTCAATTTCATCACACAAGATCTATGGCCCCAAGGGTATTGGTGCCTGCTACGTTCGAAGACGGCCCAGAGTCAGATTGGACCCCATCATCACTGGTGGTGGTCAGGAGCGTGGACTCCGAAGCGGCACTCTCGCGCCGCCGCTGGTTGTGGGCTTTGGCGAGGCTTGCCGCATTGCTAAGGAAGAGATGGAG TACGACTCTAAACGAATCAAGACCCTATCCGACCGACTTCTTAGCGGGCTCCTGTCGTTGGAGCACACACAGCAAAATGGTGACGAGAATGCTTTTTACCCTGGCTGTGTCAATGTCTCGTTCGCCTATGTCGAGGGCGAGTCACTGCTCATGGCTCTCAAGGACATTGCTCTTTCTTCCGGCAGTGCATGCACTTCCGCGTCTCTAGAGCCCAGCTACGTTCTCCGAGCACTTGGAAACAGTGACGAGAGCGCTCATAGCAGTATCCGATTTGGTATTGGCCGCTTCACCACTGAGGCTGAAATTGATTATGTCTTGAAGGCTGTGCAGGAGAGGGTCAACTTTTTGCGGGAGCTGAGCCCTCTCTGGGAATTGGTGCAGGAGGGTATTGATCTCAATACTATCCAATGGAGCCAGCATTAA
- a CDS encoding reduced viability upon starvation protein (similar to Aspergillus terreus NIH2624 XP_001212665.1) has translation MSFKGFSKSLTRAPQQFKHKFNIGEHTKDAVYIDAERRFQELETETKKLHDESKKYFEAINGMLNHQIEFSKAMTEIYKPISGRMSDPDSIKPEGNPEGIRACEEYEAIVKELQETLAPELEMIETRIIRPATELLDVIKVIRKTALKREHKKLDYDRHRATLKKLQDKKERTPKDEKAMWKAEGDVEQATQDYDYFNDLLKDELPKLFALEREFIQPLFQSFYYMQLNIFYTLHERMQRCDIGYFDLTRDIEEAFEEKRGDIQEQAEALSICRFKTTGRPRPIRYGAKPALEGSKQPGLLTAGPSSTSGATSPKIGGYGRPSSDSEAAPPPYSPGNKVSLSTLAAAKSKPPPPKPKPKRLTAAPAAETVTALYDYAAQADGDLSFRAGDVIEIVNRTQNENEWWTGRLNGKEGQFPGNYVELG, from the exons ATGAGTTTCAAAGGCTTTTCCAAGAGCCTGACTCGG GCACCTCAACAATTCAAACACAAGTTCAATATTGGCGAACACACCAAAGATGCTGTCTACATCGACGCCGAGCGACGATTCCAAGAGCTCGAGACCGAGACCAAGAAGCTCCACGATGAGTCCAAAAAGTATTTCGAGGCCATCAACGGCATGCTCAACCACCAGATAGAATTCAGCAAAGCCATGACGGAGATCTACAAGCCCATCTCCGGTCGCATGTCAGACCCCGACAGCATAAAACCAGAAGGAAACCCAGAGGGAATCCGCGCTTGCGAGGAGTACGAAGCAATTGTCAAAGAGTTACAAGAGACGCTCGCTCCGGAACTGGAAATGATTGAGACTAGGATCATCCGTCCAGCTACCGAACTGCTCGACGTCATCAAGGTCATTCGAAAGACGGCCCTGAAGCGAGAACACAAAAAGCTCGACTATGACCGCCACCGCGCCACTCTCAAAAAATTACAAGACAAGAAAGAGCGTACTCCAAAGGATGAAAAGGCCATGTGGAAAGCAGAAGGTGACGTTGAGCAAGCGACACAAGACTACGACTATTTCAACGACCTCCTAAAGGATGAGCTACCGAAGCTTTTCGCCCTGGAACGAGAGTTCATTCAGCCGCTGTTTCAATCCTTCTACTACATGCAGCTCAACATCTTCTACACCCTCCACGAACGAATGCAGCGCTGCGATATTGGCTACTTTGACTTGACTCGCGACATTGAGGAAGCTTTTGAAGAAAAGCGAGGGGATATCCAAGAGCAAGCAGAGGCCTTGTCGATTTGCCGATTCAAGACCACCGGACGACCTCGACCGATTCGATATGGCGCAAAACCAGCCCTCGAAGGCAGTAAACAACCAGGCCTCCTCACAGCCGGGCCGTCGTCTACTAGCGGTGCTACGAGCCCCAAGATTGGTGGCTACGGGAGGCCCTCGAGTGATTCCGAGGCCGCACCACCGCCTTATTCTCCTGGAAACAAGGTATCCCTGTCGACACTCGCGGCGGCCAAGTCAAAGCCTCCGCCACCCAAACCAAAGCCCAAGCGCCTAACGGCTGCACCGGCAGCAGAGACCGTGACGGCATTGTACGACTACGCTGCCCAAGCAGATGGAGATTTGAGTTTCCGGGCCGGTGATGTCATTGAGATTGTGAATAGAACACAGAACGAGAATGAGTGGTGGACAGGTCGTCTTAATGGAAAGGAGGGCCAGTTCCCTG GCAATTATGTCGAACTAGGTTAA
- a CDS encoding acetyltransferase (GNAT) domain-containing protein, with protein sequence MRRTARNSPGFIQSGLTRRPRNGGKTHELPSSRGPCKDKDDSMEWMHGIICSLGPHSRPKLSYAVLYPSEEDRNSSSEESSWQIAGIVTLLPTNFNVAPDGTKSSDAPATGCKAMEVGYIFLPEVWGRGYATESCAAMIKAYAELVTQVEELPGELCESVHKLNGASVRVAEKLGFMRVAEFKAEANLPLVDGEKSYDVVHFRRVI encoded by the exons ATGCGCAGGACAGCCAGGAATTCGCCTGGTTTCATACAGTCTGGACTAACACGGAGGCCACGAAATGGAGGTAAA ACTCACGAATTACCTAGTTCCCGAGGACCTtgcaaggacaaggacgacAGCATGGAATGGATGCATGGGATTATCTGCTCCCTGGGGCCGCACTCCAGGCCAAAACTCTCCTATGCCGTCTTGTATCCTTCTGAAGAGGACCGAAATTCATCCTCCGAGGAATCGTCCTGGCAAATAGCCGGCATAGTCACCCTCTTGCCTACCAACTTCAACGTTGCCCCGGATGGAACCAAGTCCTCAGACGCTCCGGCTACGGGCTGCAAAGCCATGGAAGTAGGGTACATCTTTCTACCTGAAGTCTGGGGCCGAGGATACGCCACGGAGAGTTGTGCGGCAATGATTAAGGCGTATGCTGAACTGGTGACGCAGGTGGAGGAACTTCCGGGGGAATTGTGCGAGAGTGTGCATAAGTTGAATGGGGCGAGTGTGCGTGTTGCTGAGAAGTTGGGATTTATGAGGGTTGCGGAGTTTAAGGCGGAGGCGAATCTGCCTTTGGTTGATGGGGAAAAGAGTTATGATGTTGTTCATTTTAGGAGAGTTATTTGA
- a CDS encoding mismatched base pair and cruciform DNA recognition protein (similar to Metarhizium acridum CQMa 102 XP_007807437.1): MSGDKAPSTLQSYVDSATGAVQSAIGSLTGSTGDQAQGDVKKDTAKAEHEASQASVKVPGAAISSDGGAAKDHPDRAAGNWNQTVGSAKEAVGGLIGSENLKSAGREQNLEGQRQEAKGQLNDLGSGMAARAQGTVGGAISGLTGDKEGQAHYDQMRADGKAQQRGVEHDLEKKAEADKKE; encoded by the exons ATGTCTGGCGATAAAGCACCTTCCACCCTCCAGTCCTACGTTGACTCGGCTACTGGAGCTGTCCAGAGCGCCATTGGCAGCTTGACTGGCAGCACGGGCGACCAAGCTCAGGGCGATGTCAAGAAGGATACTGCCAAGGCAGAGCATGAGGCTTCTCAGGCCTCTGTCAAGGTTCCCGGAGCTGCTATTTCCAGTGATGGCGGTGCCGCAAAGGACCATCCTGATCGTGCTGCTGGCAACTGGAACCAGACTGTCGGTTCTGCCAAGGAAGCCGTTGGTGGCTTGATCGGTAGTGAG AACTTGAAGTCAGCCGGTCGTGAACAAAACCTCGAGGGTCAGCGACAGGAAGCCAAGGGCCAACTCAACGACTTGGGCTCCGGTATGGCTGCTCGTGCTCAGGGTACAGTCGGAGGTGCAATCTCTGGCCTCACTGGCGACAAGGAGGGACAGGCACATTACGATCAGATGCGTGCCGACGGCAAGGCTCAACAGCGTGGTGTTGAACACGACCTTGAGAAAAAAGCGGAAGCTGACAAGAAGGAGTAA
- a CDS encoding MFS transporter (similar to Metarhizium acridum CQMa 102 XP_007807436.1), producing MRPTVPAKYLLPFLFVTLFTIQLGLSMSDLPSLKLMQDIVCKRYRGSYTDELLPEEECRDSDVQRTLNRINVGLSVSVTIGSALVAFPLGVLADRIGRVPILAASLFSIFIAQGFGMLVCWRWKAMPLEAIWALGGFLLLGGGQRMAEAMVFTMVADVASKSQRAWWFQWVVGAVLAGELAGPFASSRLIASDIWLPLYTSLVLIFVGGVILAAFSPETLTRKIDSAEAEDGCHAALSTKDTIISIFSRPAIFFVPGAVLALPLATTQSNILFRFMPIQFQWQLSKSALLVSLRSAMTLITLLILLPGAVFLCSKRTNWSHQRRDGIFMRTSALCFFVGSVFLTLVKYEGVIIAGVVVSALGSGLTTLCRSMLVSALHEKNSGLLFGILAIGETTSLLCCAIAMGALFDVALVSWIGYPFLLGAILAIGVFAASVMPDTSSRDSSSSSEQPTAVLAVLEPVEKVDGSKSESQKPKE from the exons ATGCGTCCCACGGTCCCAGCAAAGTATCTCCTACCGTTCCTGTTCGTGACGCTGTTCACCATCCAGCTAGGGCTGTCGATGAGCGACCTCCCTAGCCTGAAGCTGATGCAGGATATTGTTTGTAAGAGATACCGCGGCAGTTATACCGACGAGCTGCTACCTGAGGAAGAGTGTCGGGATTCCGATGTACAGCGGACACTGAACAGAATCAACGTCGGGCTCTCCGTCTCCGTTACCATTGGAA GCGCGCTGGTCGCATTCCCACTTGGTGTTCTCGCAGATCGCATTGGTCGCGTGCCCATTCTTGCTGCCAGTCTGTTCAGCATCTTCATTGCGCAAGGGTTCGGAATGCTCGTCTGCTGGAGGTGGAAAGCGATGCCCTTGGAAGCAATTTGGGCACTTGGCGGattcttgcttcttggagGCGGGCAGAGAATGGCTGAAGCAATGGTGTTTACCATGGTTGCAGACGTAGCTTCCAAGTCGCAGAG AGCCTGGTGGTTTCAATGGGTAGTTGGTGCTGTTCTCGCAGGAGAACTCGCAGGACCGTTTGCATCGTCTCGTCTCATCGCATCAGACATATGGCTTCCACTGTACACGTCCCTTGTTCTCATCTTCGTCGGCGGCGTCATCCTCGCCGCATTCAGTCCCGAGACTCTTACACGAAAAATAGATTCAGCCGAAGCAGAGGATGGCTGCCATGCAGCTTTGAGCACAAAAGACACCATCATTTCGATATTCAGCCGACCGGCAATCTTCTTTGTCCCTGGTGCTGTCCTCGCTCTGCCCCTAGCCACAACACAGTCTAACATACTATTTCGATTCATGCCGATCCAATTCCAGTGGCAACTTTCCAAATCGGCACTGTTGGTATCTCTCCGCAGTGCGATGACACTGATTACTCTTCTTATACTCCTGCCCGGTGCTGTGTTTCTTTGCAGCAAGCGAACAAATTGGTCTCATCAGAGACGGGACGGCATATTCATGAGAACAAGCGCCTTGTGTTTCTTCGTCGGTTCAGTCTTCCTGACCTTGGTTAAATATGAGGGGGTTATTATCGCGGGCGTTGTTGTTTCTGCCCTTGGATCCGGCCTTACAACGTTGTGCAGGTCCATGTTGGTTTCTGCTCTTCACGAGAAGAACTCTGGACTGCTCTTCGGTATACTTGCCATCGGGGAGACGACTAGCCTTTTGTGCTGTGCTATAGCCATGGGAGCATTGTTTGACGTCGCATTGGTGTCATGGATCGGGTATCCGTTTCTTCTTGGAGCTATCCTTGCAATTGGCGTCTTTGCAGCGTCGGTGATGCCCGATACATCTTCAAGAGACTCAAGCTCTTCGTCTGAGCAACCTACTGCCGTCTTGGCCGTTTTGGAACCGGTTGAAAAAGTGGACGGGTCTAAGTCTGAGTCGCAAAAGCCTAAGGAGTAG